The following coding sequences are from one Fusobacteriaceae bacterium window:
- a CDS encoding TRAP transporter small permease produces MGFLKKLDAFLNGLRLTALVLITAVAVGIAATNIVLRYFIRSFSSLRPFAWGDELLRMCAIWLAFLAASLGVKENSHISIQFLVEKFVPKRFKSALDKVAQLTVLAVLAVLVGYGIKVTLSMRDNYLQNIALSTVWFYAAIPIGCAFLFYDYLLIFLFGEHPFSRRKSAGRSEKPKPAGEDEPC; encoded by the coding sequence ATGGGTTTTTTGAAAAAACTGGACGCCTTTCTGAACGGACTCCGCCTGACGGCCCTGGTGCTGATCACGGCGGTCGCGGTGGGCATCGCGGCAACGAATATCGTCCTGCGCTATTTCATTCGCAGTTTCTCATCCCTCCGGCCTTTCGCCTGGGGGGATGAGTTGCTGAGGATGTGCGCGATCTGGCTGGCCTTTCTGGCGGCAAGTCTCGGCGTCAAGGAAAATTCCCACATCAGCATCCAGTTTCTCGTGGAAAAATTCGTCCCCAAGCGCTTCAAAAGCGCTCTCGACAAGGTTGCCCAGCTCACGGTTCTGGCGGTCCTGGCCGTCCTTGTAGGCTACGGAATCAAAGTCACGCTCTCCATGCGGGACAATTATTTGCAGAATATCGCCCTCTCCACGGTCTGGTTCTACGCCGCCATCCCCATCGGCTGCGCGTTTTTGTTTTACGATTATCTGCTGATCTTTCTCTTCGGCGAGCATCCCTTCTCCAGAAGGAAAAGCGCCGGACGGAGCGAAAAGCCGAAACCGGCCGGGGAGGATGAACCATGCTGA
- a CDS encoding TRAP transporter substrate-binding protein, with protein MKKTLAAVLTLVFLISGALFAAEKVYTLRTSTNLAEGSTVGKGLKYFVEQINAQSKGRIKATANYGAELGNQAEQVAMTLTKDLEMVVAAPGTGPGAYKGLEPLMMFEFPFMFKDNNHYRRVLKAAEPKVNEFVKAKGFTAMAGQSQGSRDILTSKPVTKLADMQKLVMRGPNAIYISMFEHLGASGVTMDWNEIYTALSQKVVDGAEGSPSSLNASKFQDNAKNLAITNHIIACIYYFFNTEWFESLPDDLQQLVRKVAAEATAYQEKLDDDDQGKALEQMKKDGVIVTEIKDIDEWKKACAPMLDEYRKKGQNWSDFIDYLSKID; from the coding sequence ATGAAGAAAACGCTTGCAGCAGTATTGACCCTTGTATTCCTCATTTCCGGCGCTCTGTTCGCCGCGGAAAAAGTGTACACGCTCCGCACGTCCACAAACCTTGCCGAAGGTTCCACGGTGGGCAAAGGCCTGAAGTATTTTGTGGAGCAGATCAACGCGCAATCCAAGGGCAGAATCAAAGCGACGGCCAACTACGGCGCCGAGCTCGGGAATCAGGCCGAACAGGTGGCCATGACGCTCACGAAGGACCTGGAGATGGTCGTAGCCGCCCCCGGAACGGGACCGGGCGCTTATAAAGGCCTCGAACCCCTGATGATGTTTGAGTTCCCCTTTATGTTCAAAGACAACAATCATTACCGCAGAGTCCTGAAGGCCGCGGAACCCAAAGTCAATGAATTTGTCAAAGCAAAAGGCTTTACGGCCATGGCCGGACAATCCCAGGGCTCCCGGGACATCCTGACCTCAAAACCCGTGACAAAGCTGGCGGACATGCAAAAGCTGGTTATGCGGGGACCCAACGCCATTTACATCAGCATGTTCGAACACCTTGGCGCGTCCGGCGTCACCATGGATTGGAACGAAATCTACACGGCCCTCTCGCAGAAAGTTGTGGACGGCGCCGAAGGTTCCCCCAGTTCCCTCAACGCGTCCAAGTTCCAGGACAACGCCAAGAATCTCGCGATCACAAACCACATCATCGCCTGTATTTATTATTTCTTCAATACGGAATGGTTTGAATCCCTTCCCGACGACCTGCAGCAGCTTGTCCGGAAAGTAGCCGCCGAGGCAACGGCCTATCAGGAAAAACTGGACGACGACGATCAGGGCAAGGCCCTTGAACAAATGAAAAAAGACGGCGTCATCGTGACGGAAATCAAAGATATCGACGAATGGAAGAAGGCCTGCGCCCCCATGCTGGACGAATACCGGAAAAAGGGACAGAACTGGAGCGACTTCATCGATTATTTGAGTAAAATCGACTGA
- the pyrF gene encoding orotidine-5'-phosphate decarboxylase, translating into MTDGRERMIVALDFPSYEKAHDFIEKLGDHVGFYKVGLELFLNSRGKIVEFLKEKKKRIFLDLKFHDIPNTTAQAAVFAANQDVFMFNVHAGGGKKMMKTVAEEVRKVNPKTLLIAVTVLTSISEAEARETFHSTLDIKALAVNLARLTKEAGLNGVVCSPWEAAEIKKEIGRDFVTVCPGIRLKDNATDDQERIMTPWDAIKSGCDYLVIGRPVTKAEDPLTAADTIARDIERALEA; encoded by the coding sequence ATGACGGACGGCAGGGAACGCATGATCGTGGCGCTGGATTTTCCATCCTATGAAAAGGCCCATGATTTTATCGAAAAATTGGGGGATCACGTGGGGTTTTACAAAGTGGGGCTTGAGCTTTTTCTCAATTCCCGGGGCAAAATCGTCGAATTTTTGAAGGAAAAGAAAAAGCGGATCTTTCTCGATCTGAAATTTCACGACATCCCCAATACGACGGCCCAGGCCGCGGTATTCGCGGCGAATCAGGACGTCTTTATGTTCAATGTCCATGCGGGGGGCGGCAAGAAAATGATGAAAACCGTCGCGGAGGAAGTGAGGAAAGTGAACCCGAAGACGCTCTTGATCGCGGTGACCGTATTGACCAGCATTTCCGAAGCGGAAGCTCGGGAGACCTTTCATTCGACCCTGGACATCAAAGCCCTGGCCGTCAATCTCGCCCGGCTCACAAAAGAAGCGGGTTTGAACGGCGTCGTCTGCTCGCCCTGGGAAGCGGCCGAAATCAAGAAGGAAATCGGGCGGGACTTTGTGACGGTCTGCCCCGGCATCCGGCTCAAGGACAACGCTACCGATGATCAGGAGCGGATCATGACGCCTTGGGACGCCATCAAAAGCGGCTGCGACTACCTTGTGATCGGACGCCCGGTGACAAAGGCCGAAGATCCGCTGACAGCCGCCGATACCATCGCCCGGGACATCGAACGGGCTCTGGAGGCGTGA
- a CDS encoding aminotransferase class I/II-fold pyridoxal phosphate-dependent enzyme, giving the protein MSKLDQSKTPLFTVLKDVYVKRDILPFHVPGHKRGKGADPEFRDFVGMGPLTMDVTIFEMVDGLHHPTTCIKEALELAADAYNVKKSFFAVNGTSGAIQVMIMSVMNSGDQILVPRNVHKSVTAGIILSGAEPVYVNPEIDENLGIANGISPKSIETALKQHPDIKAVLIINPTYYGVATDIKKIAGIVHEYDIPLLVDEAHGPHLHFHDDLPTSAVDAGADICTQSTHKIIGAMTQMSMLHVNSDRIDINRVQQTLNLLSTTSPSYPLMASLDCARRQIATEGRELLDRAIKLARRFRGEVNRIPGIYCFGEELIGKPGFFALDPTKITVTARDLGLTGADLEHILTEDYNIQMELSDFYNVLGLITIGDDDESVDRLIGAFRDISRRFYGKEDILKREFIKMPPIPEEILNPREAFYSAKNKIKFAESEGKICGELIMAYPPGIPVITPGERITKDILDYVHDLKEARLNVQGPEDPELEYLNVIEEDDAVYIYAEKMKSVLFGVPMNLGANRSGIEFGPETLVNTYPETFDEMQFIDVEKQRENFNEWNLKYKNTVLNTCEKIAGTVYQAVKDGYRPITIGGDHSVSLGTVSGVSLEKDIGLVWIGAHGDMNTDKSTITGNINGMSLALLQGIGDRDLVNCFYDGAKVDSRNVVIFGVRDLDFKEREIIEQVGVKVFWYDEIAQKGLEASLEEVRDYLKTENVHVSFDLDALSPEYAPGVSVPVRKGFGADDVFQLFKFLFKTYFVTSIDIVEFNPVNDKNDMTLGFVNELTNYVVNPD; this is encoded by the coding sequence ATGTCCAAGCTGGATCAGAGCAAAACACCTTTGTTTACGGTACTCAAAGACGTTTATGTCAAAAGGGATATCCTGCCCTTCCACGTGCCCGGGCATAAGCGGGGCAAAGGCGCGGATCCGGAATTCAGAGATTTTGTGGGCATGGGGCCCCTGACCATGGACGTGACGATCTTTGAGATGGTGGACGGCCTGCACCATCCGACGACCTGCATCAAAGAAGCGCTGGAACTGGCCGCCGACGCCTACAACGTGAAAAAGAGCTTTTTCGCGGTAAACGGAACCTCCGGAGCCATTCAGGTTATGATCATGTCGGTCATGAACTCCGGGGACCAGATCCTTGTCCCAAGAAATGTGCATAAATCCGTAACCGCGGGCATTATCCTCTCCGGCGCGGAGCCCGTCTACGTCAACCCCGAAATCGACGAAAATCTGGGAATCGCCAACGGCATTTCCCCCAAGTCCATAGAAACCGCTTTGAAGCAACATCCCGACATCAAAGCGGTCCTGATCATCAATCCCACTTATTACGGCGTGGCCACGGACATCAAAAAAATCGCGGGCATCGTGCATGAATACGATATTCCGCTGTTGGTGGACGAAGCCCACGGCCCCCATCTCCATTTTCACGACGATCTGCCCACCTCCGCCGTCGACGCGGGGGCCGACATCTGCACACAGAGCACGCATAAAATCATCGGCGCCATGACCCAAATGTCCATGCTGCACGTCAATTCCGACCGCATAGACATCAACCGGGTGCAGCAGACGCTGAATTTGTTGAGCACCACCTCGCCCTCCTATCCGCTGATGGCCAGTCTCGACTGCGCCAGACGGCAGATCGCGACGGAAGGGCGGGAGCTCCTCGACCGGGCCATCAAACTGGCCAGACGCTTCCGGGGGGAAGTCAACCGGATTCCCGGGATTTACTGCTTCGGCGAGGAACTGATCGGCAAACCCGGCTTTTTTGCCCTGGATCCCACGAAAATTACCGTAACCGCCAGAGACTTGGGCCTGACCGGCGCGGATTTGGAGCACATCCTCACGGAAGACTACAATATCCAGATGGAATTATCCGATTTTTATAACGTCCTCGGCCTCATTACGATTGGCGACGACGACGAAAGCGTCGACCGGCTCATCGGGGCCTTCAGGGATATCAGCCGCCGCTTTTACGGCAAAGAGGACATCCTGAAGCGGGAATTCATCAAGATGCCGCCGATCCCCGAGGAGATTTTGAACCCCCGGGAAGCCTTCTACAGCGCGAAAAACAAGATCAAATTCGCCGAAAGCGAGGGCAAGATCTGCGGGGAGCTCATCATGGCCTATCCGCCCGGCATTCCGGTCATCACGCCCGGCGAGCGGATCACCAAGGACATCCTCGACTATGTCCACGACTTGAAAGAAGCCCGCCTCAACGTCCAGGGTCCCGAGGATCCCGAGCTGGAATATCTCAACGTCATCGAGGAAGACGACGCCGTCTACATCTACGCGGAAAAGATGAAGAGCGTCCTCTTCGGCGTCCCCATGAATCTGGGCGCCAACCGCTCCGGCATCGAGTTCGGGCCCGAAACCCTCGTCAACACCTATCCTGAGACCTTTGACGAAATGCAGTTTATCGATGTGGAAAAACAGCGGGAAAACTTCAACGAGTGGAACCTCAAATATAAAAACACGGTCCTCAATACCTGTGAGAAAATCGCGGGCACGGTCTATCAGGCCGTCAAGGACGGCTACCGCCCCATTACCATCGGCGGCGACCATTCGGTCTCGCTGGGCACAGTCTCCGGCGTCTCCCTGGAAAAGGACATCGGTCTCGTCTGGATCGGCGCCCACGGCGACATGAATACGGACAAATCCACGATTACCGGCAATATCAACGGCATGTCGCTGGCGCTCCTGCAGGGAATCGGCGACAGGGACCTCGTCAACTGCTTTTACGACGGGGCCAAGGTCGACAGCCGGAATGTGGTGATCTTTGGCGTCAGGGACCTCGATTTCAAGGAAAGGGAGATCATCGAGCAGGTGGGCGTCAAGGTGTTCTGGTACGACGAAATTGCCCAGAAAGGGCTGGAAGCCTCCCTGGAGGAAGTCAGGGACTATCTGAAGACCGAAAATGTCCATGTGAGCTTCGATCTGGACGCGTTGTCGCCGGAATACGCGCCGGGCGTCAGCGTTCCGGTCCGCAAGGGCTTCGGGGCCGACGACGTCTTTCAGCTCTTCAAGTTTTTGTTCAAGACCTATTTCGTGACTTCCATCGATATCGTGGAATTCAACCCCGTTAACGACAAAAACGACATGACGCTGGGCTTTGTCAACGAGCTTACGAACTATGTGGTCAATCCCGATTAG
- a CDS encoding dihydroorotase family protein yields the protein MLVKNARLITAENKEILRDILITAGLITKIEASIPETEARDGEVLDAGGKLVLPGLVDPHTHMRDPGLTHKEDFSTGSLAAARGGVTVFLDMPNTSPATITPEILEEKKKQAVGRAWVDYGFYFGGSKSDNSAEIPKTWGKVAATKVFLNVSTGDMLVEDVAVLERIFRNSKLVAVHAEGDMVHRAIDLCEKTGVPLYLCHLSLASEVQALAAAKAKGLPVYGEATPHHLFLTGEDREKDGYTRQFLRMKPELKEKSDVDCLWRAIQEGVIDTIGTDHAPHTLEEKTAKLTSGVPGVEHSLEMVLRAVEEGKITLARLTELMSAKPAEIFGIAGKGGIKPGNHGDLVIVDTRDHSLIGEDKIISKCGWTPYAGFKRGGRVLTTVLRGRVVYDRGNFSGPWGREVTYNNSSDE from the coding sequence ATGCTCGTCAAAAACGCCAGACTCATCACAGCCGAAAACAAAGAAATCCTGCGGGATATTCTGATCACCGCGGGGCTTATCACAAAAATCGAAGCGTCGATACCCGAAACGGAAGCCCGGGACGGGGAGGTCCTTGACGCAGGCGGAAAGCTCGTCCTTCCGGGCCTTGTAGACCCCCACACCCATATGCGGGACCCCGGTCTCACCCACAAGGAGGATTTTTCGACCGGGAGCCTTGCCGCCGCGAGAGGGGGCGTGACTGTATTTCTCGATATGCCGAATACTTCTCCGGCCACAATCACCCCGGAGATTCTCGAAGAGAAAAAGAAACAGGCTGTCGGACGCGCCTGGGTGGACTACGGCTTTTATTTCGGCGGCTCAAAATCCGACAACAGCGCCGAAATTCCCAAGACCTGGGGAAAAGTGGCGGCCACAAAGGTATTTTTAAACGTCTCCACCGGCGATATGCTCGTGGAGGATGTGGCGGTCCTCGAGCGGATCTTCCGGAACTCGAAATTGGTGGCCGTCCACGCCGAAGGCGACATGGTCCACAGAGCCATTGATCTTTGCGAAAAAACCGGCGTTCCCCTCTATCTCTGCCACCTGTCCCTGGCCTCGGAAGTGCAGGCGCTCGCCGCCGCCAAGGCCAAGGGCCTTCCGGTCTACGGCGAAGCGACGCCCCATCACCTCTTTCTCACCGGGGAAGACCGGGAAAAAGACGGATATACGCGGCAATTCCTGCGGATGAAGCCCGAGCTCAAGGAAAAAAGCGACGTCGACTGTCTCTGGCGGGCCATACAGGAGGGCGTCATCGATACGATCGGGACGGACCACGCGCCACATACCCTGGAAGAAAAAACCGCGAAGCTGACCTCGGGCGTTCCGGGCGTCGAGCACAGTCTCGAGATGGTCCTGCGGGCCGTGGAGGAAGGAAAAATCACCCTCGCGAGGCTGACGGAACTGATGTCGGCAAAACCCGCCGAAATCTTCGGCATCGCGGGGAAGGGCGGCATAAAGCCAGGGAACCACGGGGATCTTGTCATCGTGGATACGAGGGACCACAGTCTGATCGGAGAGGACAAAATCATTTCCAAATGCGGCTGGACGCCCTACGCCGGATTCAAGCGGGGCGGGCGGGTGTTGACGACGGTCCTTCGCGGCCGGGTCGTCTATGACCGGGGAAATTTTTCCGGGCCCTGGGGCCGGGAAGTCACCTACAACAACTCAAGCGACGAATAA
- a CDS encoding Gfo/Idh/MocA family oxidoreductase, with translation MNKKPIGVMIAGAGAIAAVHADAYAQFGNLCTIVAVCDVFEEKAKELVAAKGLKAKTFSDYREALKLPEVDAVSVCLPPSLHAEVAVAALSSGKHVLCEKPMAGSLEECDAMVKAADISGKILSAVAQNRFKTPNQKVQRLLRDKIAGEVLLAVVNSLWWRGENYYDLSWRGTWEKEGGGCVLNHAVHHIDLLLWMLGKPQSVSAVIGNVGHDNSQCEDFASAVLSYPGAVAQLNANLLTHDEEQELVFQCKKARLSVPWKPFASKALENGFPAIDDGTRASVDAAYQALPSLTTEGHPAQIGNFLAAIRGEEDLLIDGRQGRDTIELITAIYKSACTKSAVKLPIASDDPFYKKGGLAALMPHFHEKTRNVDHLKMSAPISLGRDVGR, from the coding sequence ATGAATAAAAAACCGATCGGCGTTATGATCGCGGGCGCGGGCGCCATCGCCGCCGTCCATGCCGACGCCTACGCGCAGTTTGGAAATCTTTGCACAATCGTCGCCGTTTGCGACGTCTTTGAGGAAAAGGCGAAGGAACTGGTTGCCGCCAAGGGGCTGAAAGCGAAGACCTTTTCCGATTACCGGGAGGCCCTGAAGCTCCCCGAAGTGGACGCTGTCTCCGTCTGCCTGCCCCCTTCCCTCCACGCCGAGGTCGCCGTGGCGGCCCTGTCCTCAGGAAAGCACGTCCTGTGCGAAAAGCCCATGGCGGGCTCCCTCGAAGAATGCGACGCCATGGTCAAGGCCGCCGACATCAGCGGCAAGATCCTTTCCGCCGTCGCCCAGAACCGCTTCAAGACGCCCAATCAAAAAGTTCAGCGGCTGCTCCGGGACAAAATCGCCGGAGAGGTGCTTTTGGCCGTCGTCAATTCCCTCTGGTGGCGCGGAGAAAATTATTACGATCTTTCCTGGCGCGGAACCTGGGAAAAAGAAGGGGGCGGCTGCGTCCTCAACCACGCGGTTCACCATATCGACCTCCTGCTCTGGATGCTGGGAAAGCCCCAAAGCGTTTCGGCCGTTATCGGAAACGTCGGCCACGACAACTCCCAATGCGAAGACTTCGCGTCGGCGGTCCTCAGCTATCCCGGCGCCGTGGCCCAACTGAACGCCAACCTCCTGACCCACGACGAGGAGCAGGAACTGGTTTTCCAATGCAAAAAAGCCCGGCTCTCCGTTCCCTGGAAGCCCTTCGCCTCCAAAGCCCTCGAAAACGGTTTTCCGGCGATTGACGACGGAACCCGGGCCTCTGTGGACGCCGCCTATCAGGCCCTGCCGAGCCTTACGACCGAAGGCCATCCGGCCCAGATCGGGAATTTCCTCGCCGCCATCCGGGGAGAAGAGGATCTGCTGATTGACGGACGTCAGGGCAGGGATACGATCGAACTCATTACGGCCATCTACAAATCCGCCTGCACGAAAAGCGCCGTGAAGCTCCCCATCGCGTCCGACGATCCTTTTTACAAAAAGGGCGGACTGGCGGCTCTCATGCCCCATTTTCACGAAAAGACACGGAATGTGGATCATCTCAAGATGTCCGCGCCCATTTCCCTGGGCAGGGATGTAGGGAGATAA
- the pyrE gene encoding orotate phosphoribosyltransferase — MNKESAIAEALLKTGAVKLNVKTPFTFVSGIKSPIYCDNRQMIAHPAERRLFVEAFLEKLKGKDYDILAGTATAGIPWAAFLAWETGKPMSYIRAEKKDHGAGKQVEGADLAGKNVIIIEDLISTGGSSLKTVEAAFDAGAANVSVLAVFSYEFPKAEKAFAEKGVKWETISNFPALIAIACEKNYLTKEEADAASAWNKAPDSWGR, encoded by the coding sequence ATGAATAAAGAAAGCGCAATTGCCGAGGCTTTGTTAAAAACCGGCGCCGTCAAACTCAATGTGAAGACGCCCTTCACGTTTGTATCGGGCATCAAAAGCCCGATTTACTGCGATAACAGACAGATGATCGCCCATCCCGCCGAGCGCAGGCTCTTTGTGGAGGCCTTTCTGGAAAAACTGAAGGGAAAGGACTACGATATCCTCGCGGGCACGGCCACGGCGGGCATTCCCTGGGCCGCCTTCCTCGCTTGGGAGACCGGCAAGCCCATGAGCTACATCCGGGCCGAGAAGAAGGACCACGGCGCGGGAAAACAGGTCGAAGGGGCCGATCTTGCGGGGAAAAACGTCATCATCATCGAAGATCTGATCTCCACGGGAGGGAGTTCCCTGAAGACCGTGGAGGCCGCTTTTGACGCGGGCGCGGCAAACGTATCGGTTTTGGCCGTCTTTTCCTATGAATTTCCCAAGGCCGAAAAAGCCTTCGCGGAAAAGGGCGTCAAATGGGAGACCATATCGAATTTCCCGGCCCTCATTGCCATCGCCTGTGAAAAGAACTACCTCACGAAGGAGGAGGCCGACGCGGCCTCGGCGTGGAACAAGGCCCCCGACAGCTGGGGAAGATAG
- a CDS encoding TRAP transporter large permease, with product MLTTLFIFIVLLAFIFLGFPIFLSLLMAGIIFLKAGNISLNLTIIKMFGSINSLSLLAIPYFIIAGNIITKAKITDKLVDFANAAVGSFKGGLGHVNVVTSMLFGGIQGSGAADAAAIGGMLIPAMEEQGYDTDYAVAVTAGSSMLSPIIPPSIAFILYSFYTEIPIGRLFMGGVGPGILIGLMQMLVVYLVYIKRGYHIATTKFSLKNFFLTAFRSFGALLMPLIILSGIVFGFVTPTESGVLAILYGLFYGFVISKTLKISDLLDIVRDSAVTTSVVYMTIAAAGVLSNVLVRLHFQKEVQDFAVKTLGNPVYAVLFLFVVFIVLGMFLDPTVIIAMFATTVLAIGNAFGFNPIHFGVVMVILMQLGAITPPVGTFLFISCGIGKIPMEKVVKPLFPYIVTILLTLALALIFPKIVTWLPDLIYG from the coding sequence ATGCTGACGACGCTGTTTATTTTTATTGTTTTACTCGCTTTTATTTTCCTCGGTTTCCCGATTTTCCTGTCTCTTTTGATGGCGGGCATTATTTTTTTGAAGGCCGGCAACATTTCCCTCAACCTCACGATCATCAAGATGTTCGGCAGCATCAACAGCCTTTCGCTTCTGGCCATCCCCTATTTCATCATCGCGGGAAATATCATCACGAAGGCCAAAATCACCGATAAACTGGTGGATTTCGCCAACGCGGCGGTGGGCTCGTTCAAAGGGGGACTGGGCCACGTGAATGTCGTGACGAGTATGCTCTTCGGCGGCATCCAGGGTTCCGGCGCGGCGGACGCGGCGGCCATCGGCGGCATGCTGATCCCCGCCATGGAGGAACAGGGCTATGACACAGACTACGCCGTGGCCGTAACGGCAGGATCTTCCATGCTCTCACCGATTATCCCGCCCAGCATAGCCTTTATTTTATACTCTTTTTATACGGAAATTCCCATCGGCAGGCTCTTTATGGGAGGCGTGGGGCCCGGGATCCTCATCGGCCTCATGCAAATGCTTGTGGTGTATCTCGTGTATATCAAACGGGGATATCACATCGCTACGACAAAGTTTTCCCTGAAAAACTTTTTTCTCACGGCCTTCAGATCCTTCGGGGCGCTCCTGATGCCGCTGATCATCCTCTCGGGCATTGTGTTCGGCTTTGTGACGCCGACGGAATCCGGCGTTCTCGCGATCCTCTACGGGCTCTTTTACGGCTTTGTGATTTCCAAAACGCTCAAAATTTCCGATCTCCTCGATATCGTCAGGGATTCCGCCGTGACGACGTCCGTGGTCTACATGACCATCGCGGCGGCGGGCGTTTTGTCCAACGTGCTCGTCCGGCTCCATTTTCAAAAGGAAGTGCAGGATTTCGCCGTGAAGACGCTGGGAAACCCCGTTTACGCCGTGCTCTTCCTCTTTGTGGTCTTTATCGTCCTCGGCATGTTCCTGGACCCCACGGTGATCATTGCCATGTTCGCGACGACAGTACTCGCCATCGGCAACGCCTTCGGCTTCAACCCGATCCATTTCGGCGTCGTCATGGTGATCCTCATGCAATTGGGGGCCATCACGCCGCCCGTGGGGACATTTTTGTTCATTTCCTGCGGTATCGGAAAAATACCGATGGAAAAAGTCGTCAAACCGCTTTTCCCCTATATTGTGACCATCTTGCTGACCCTGGCGCTGGCCTTGATTTTCCCGAAAATCGTGACCTGGCTGCCGGATCTGATTTACGGATAA
- a CDS encoding dihydroorotate dehydrogenase electron transfer subunit gives MFLENAAVLANARVAENKYLMKVVSPKTVGAAKPGQFYMLRCKDDYFTLRRPVSVHGADALTNVLEFYYEVKGAGTRDLAGFAPADGIEIQGPLGKGFTTAEKGRELLVVGGGMGLAPMKYLTEILKRDNNVTLVAGGRDAEALRILSNFDLTGISVFVTTDDGAVGAKGTVIPKVSELLSEKKYDRIYVCGPAPMMILVGQLALAERVPCEISMESRMACGVKACVGCSFLTNEGMKKVCADGPVFDGTLIREINNTEQKNCGTCGCAGEVK, from the coding sequence ATGTTTTTAGAAAACGCCGCGGTACTGGCAAACGCCAGGGTCGCGGAGAATAAATACCTGATGAAAGTCGTCTCTCCGAAGACGGTCGGAGCGGCGAAGCCCGGGCAATTTTACATGCTCCGCTGCAAAGACGATTATTTTACGCTGCGAAGGCCGGTCAGCGTCCACGGCGCCGACGCGCTTACCAACGTTCTCGAATTCTACTATGAAGTAAAGGGGGCGGGAACCCGGGATTTGGCCGGATTTGCGCCCGCCGACGGCATAGAAATCCAGGGCCCGCTGGGAAAAGGCTTCACGACCGCGGAAAAAGGCCGGGAGCTTCTGGTGGTAGGCGGCGGAATGGGGCTTGCCCCGATGAAATACCTGACGGAGATCCTCAAGCGGGACAATAACGTGACGCTGGTCGCCGGCGGCAGAGACGCGGAGGCCCTGCGGATCTTAAGCAATTTCGATCTCACGGGGATATCGGTCTTCGTCACTACGGACGACGGCGCCGTGGGCGCAAAGGGGACCGTGATTCCCAAGGTTTCCGAGCTTTTGAGCGAAAAAAAATACGACCGGATCTATGTCTGCGGCCCCGCGCCCATGATGATCCTCGTGGGTCAGCTGGCCCTGGCCGAGCGCGTCCCCTGCGAGATTTCCATGGAATCGCGGATGGCCTGCGGCGTCAAGGCCTGTGTGGGCTGTTCCTTCCTGACCAACGAGGGCATGAAGAAGGTCTGCGCCGACGGCCCGGTCTTCGACGGGACGCTGATTCGGGAGATCAACAATACCGAACAAAAAAATTGCGGGACCTGCGGATGCGCGGGGGAGGTGAAGTGA
- a CDS encoding dihydroorotate dehydrogenase: MSALRTEFLGVTMKNPVVTSSGCFGFGLEYRDYFDPDLLGGIGLKGTTLSARTGNMGTRVTETPAGMLNTVGLENPGVHYVKDATIPEIRAAGVKAPLIFNMSGSTLDEYVEMAKIVDTIADVAIVELNISCPNVKDGGMAFGANPCAAGDVTAAVRRQTKKPLVVKLTPNVTDVAAIAKIVEEAGADGISVINTLLGMAIDVRTRKPVLGNIFGGLSGPAVKPVALRIVYQVYKAVGIPIVGMGGISSTEDALEFIFAGATLVSIGTGIFKNPLLPVEIIEGLEKYCADNGIANISELVGAAHKGEVKV; this comes from the coding sequence ATGTCGGCATTACGGACGGAATTTTTGGGCGTAACGATGAAAAACCCGGTCGTTACGTCATCGGGCTGCTTCGGTTTCGGCCTCGAATACAGGGACTATTTTGATCCCGACCTCCTGGGCGGCATCGGCCTCAAGGGGACGACCCTGAGCGCCCGTACGGGAAATATGGGGACCCGGGTTACGGAAACCCCCGCCGGTATGCTCAACACCGTGGGTCTGGAAAATCCCGGCGTTCACTATGTCAAAGACGCGACGATTCCGGAAATCCGGGCGGCGGGCGTCAAAGCGCCGTTGATTTTCAACATGAGCGGCAGTACCTTGGACGAGTATGTGGAAATGGCCAAAATCGTCGATACCATAGCCGACGTGGCCATTGTGGAGCTCAATATCTCCTGTCCCAACGTGAAGGACGGCGGCATGGCCTTCGGCGCCAACCCTTGCGCGGCGGGGGACGTGACGGCGGCGGTCCGCAGACAGACGAAAAAACCCCTTGTGGTGAAGCTCACGCCCAACGTGACCGACGTGGCCGCCATTGCCAAAATCGTCGAAGAAGCGGGGGCGGACGGGATTTCTGTGATCAACACGCTTTTGGGCATGGCCATCGACGTGCGGACGAGAAAGCCCGTCCTCGGCAATATCTTTGGCGGACTCTCGGGACCCGCGGTAAAACCGGTCGCCCTGCGAATCGTATACCAGGTATACAAAGCCGTCGGAATCCCCATCGTGGGCATGGGCGGCATTTCGTCGACGGAGGACGCCCTGGAGTTTATCTTCGCGGGGGCGACGCTTGTGTCCATCGGGACGGGAATATTCAAGAATCCGCTCCTGCCCGTGGAGATCATCGAGGGGCTTGAAAAATACTGCGCGGACAACGGGATTGCCAATATAAGCGAGCTCGTCGGAGCGGCGCATAAAGGAGAGGTGAAGGTATGA